Genomic DNA from Hordeum vulgare subsp. vulgare chromosome 2H, MorexV3_pseudomolecules_assembly, whole genome shotgun sequence:
GAATTAAATTGACAGAAGAAAAACAGATTAACCTGAGGATTATATAAAGATGATATTACCTAGCTATCATTGAAAGTTGAGGATAAAATTGTTGGAAATCAACAAATTGTGATCTCTTCCTCCTGTTGGAACTGTCTCAGTCTTAGATCGATTCGACGATCCCAATCGAGCGGCGCCTGAGGAGTGTCGCCGATCAATCTGACAAGGCGACGATCCCGTTTCCTGTAGGCCGTATTGACGCCGACGCGAGTGCTTTTGGGATTTTGATGACTTGTACGATCAACCTGAGTACTACTCCACTCGATGCCAACCGACGATCCCTTTTTGCATCGATCAAGAGCAGCCCAGCCCTGGACGTGCCAGCGGGAGCAGCCGAGCGCCATGTAAGGCCCGGCCTTTAGGAACAGTTTTTTTAAGAAATAGGAATACATAATAGGCTTCTATAAACATTTGGGGCCCCCAAAATTAATGGGCCCTGTGCGGGCCGCACAGTTTGCATGCCTATGGGCCCGGCCCTGCTAAAAAcccgaaaaacaaaaaacacgcagaaaacaagaagtggcactaggcacttggttaataggttagtgctcaaaaatatataaattgATGCATTATGACCCAAaggtatcttaagatgataatataataacatggaactataaaaaaatatagataagttgaagacgtatcaaccgCCGACAGAATCTTATGAGATGTGTTGGAGATACACCTTCACATGCCCTCCAACGATGCTAGTGGCACCACCGGGACGGATGTTAAGCAGGAAGAACCTTAATTCATCTTCAGggagccgccaccgcctccttACTGAGCAGGACACAAAACCTAAACGAACACAAAAGACATCTAAAAATGAAGGAGAAACCCTTCCGCCAGCAAGGGTCGACATCCACCGCGTCCCCATGGCCTAAGGCCATAGAGATTTGTAGCACCGCCAGTAGGAGCCTAGAGAACCTGGTCACCCTTGACCCGTGCACGCGAACGGGTACGAGGCCAGGGTCGACATTGTTATGTTTCGACGCAGGGTTAAAATGTTGACATCATCAAATTTGGAAATTGAGCCAACCACTCGGGAGGAAAAAAACATCATGTAAAGCTTGTCGGACAAATTTTTGTGCCACCATCTTTCAAAATGTATATCGCATACTCAGAAATAATTGATGTATTATTTTTGTGTTTCTGGCATTGTTAGATGAAAAGCTAAAATATCAAATGGTTGTACACGACATGAAGAGCGCGAGGAAGACTAGTGGGAGTGCATGGGAGGAAAATTAGAATGAGATGTaccaagaagaaaaaaaaattcacTTCTTGTTATGCTATTAATGAATGTAGCCCTTAGAAAGAAGGAAAATACAATAGTCTAGAGTGAGAATAGTATCCTCTAAAAGAGTAAATACACTTTGGTTCCTAGTTGTATATGTATCCTATATGAGTGTtttttttaataattaattaaaaagtCAAAATAGTTCTAAAGTATTTTTAAATTAAACTTGACTTTATTTTGCACTAGTATATAAATTTTCAAGAAAAAGTCAACATTGAATTCTggaaaaaaagacataatttgtttgctattataggtcactattcacactattttgaccaaaaaattatctttataaaaaaaattgaaattgaaattttctttttatgaactttttttaatgcaagcataatgaaaggtcaagtttattttaaaaatattttcagaatttttgaattttCTGTTAAATTGCAAAATTTCTTTTGCATATAGGGTGTATATACACCCAGGTTTCAAAAGTTCTCCTCCCATCTAAAACTAATTACACTCCAACTAAAAAGAGCTACACTTTTTATAGAAAGCCAAAGCATGTTACATATGCTTATTTGGATTCAAAATTATGTTTGAAATGTCCCGCAAGAAAAAGTAATTATGTTACGAGTTGTGTTTTCAGGTTACAGCATATGCCTACATCCTGGACAGTACGGCCGACTCCACGCCACTAGAAGCCCCCGAGAGCCCCGCGCGCACATTGGCCGCGAACCTCTCCATGGCGCATGGCGGCAGGCACATCGGCACGGTGATCCCTCCGCCCGCCGCCGGGATGTGGAACGTGGCCAGCGTCGTCGTGGCCGGCCCGCCGTACACCGGCAGGCCCCACCCGAGGTCCACCTCGTGCAGGTTCGACTTGGTGAGATCCGTCACAAGGTACGTCCGCGCCGTCGTGAACCGCGGCCGCCCGCGCAGCACCAGCGCGTCGGCCACCGACTGCGCGTAGTCGTCGGCGGCGACCCGCGCCTTCGCGGCCACGATCAGGTCCACGGCGCGGCCCAGCGgccccgagcagagctcgccggccgtCGTCCGCGCCACGCCGAAGGTGAGCGCGTTCCCGTAGAACCCCACGGGGAGCTGGCGGCCGCGCTTCCCGCGGGCGTTCACCACGAACATGAACCGCACCTCGTCGCCGGGCTCGTAGCCGAGCGCCGCGGTCCGGCATCGCCACGCGAACGCCGACAGGAGCAGGAACCGGGAGCACTGCGACCTCATCCGCGGCGGTAGCTGGACCCTCAGCGAGGACAGCTCGTCGGGGCCGAAGAGGAACGCCCGGTGCACGAGCTCGGCGCCCGGAAGGAGCCTGTCGTTGGCAGCGTCGGCCGCGAGCTCGTACTCGGGGTGCTGGTGGCTGGGGCACGGGGGGTCGCGCGCGTCGAGCAGCTCCCTCGCCCACACCGGCCGCACGGTTGGCGCATCCATGCCGCCCGAGAGCTCGCCGACGGCCTGCAGGAACTGCGTGATGCCCGGCGCGTCCACGAGGTTATGGCACACCTGGATGCCGAACACGAAGCCTCCGCACCTCAACCTCGTCACCTTCATATGCCATCATACATGGTGCATGTCAGTGTGACGTGGTACAAATTGCAGACAAATCTAATCAACTTGTTCTCAAGCATGCACGACCAAATTTTCAACCCTAGcctaaagaaaaataatttttacaTGCACCCAAAACTTACTTGAACGTAGAGCAGTGGACGGCCGACGACGACGGCGGAGTTGCTCTCAGGCAAGCAGAGAAGCTGGCCGGCGCACGGGACCGGCGGGCACAGCGTGTCGCCGAACTCGTCCAACGCGACGTCCGCGTCGGCCTCGACGAACCACACCCCCTCGCCGGTGCAGTCCACCGCGAGCTTCCTGCCGGGCAGCTCGCGGAGCCGCCCGGCGATGGGGTAGTAGTGCACGAGCGCCGCGGCCAGCCCGTCACGTATGACCCTGGCCGGGTCGGCGCGCGCCCGCGAGGGGCAGCTCCGGTAGAAATAGATGGCGGAGCGGTAGAACCGGAGGCTCTCCTGGTCGTCGAGGTCCGAGAGCCGCTTGAGCTCGCGCGGCGTCGGCCCGGCCGGCGCGACCAGCTCCGGCTCGCCGCGGCGGGACACGAAAGCCAGGGACGTGGTGACCATGGCAGCTAGTAGCGCTGGATATTACCGTCAGCTGTTTAAGCCTGCTGCTTAGTTAGTCTTGGACGCTGGATCGTAGTCGGTCGTCTGGTATGCATCTATGAACGTGCGAACATCCATATATATATGGGAGTGGTGGGTCGGGTTTACGGCTTCACGCTGTGAAGAATTCATCGTGGTTTGGTCGCCGTCGCCGGTGGCGAAGCAAGAAAATGGGAGTATATGATATGAGAATGAGATTGTTCAGCGCGTGAGTCGCCGTGCGTGGTGCGGTCGCTTAGTGCGGCATACCTGTGCATGCTTTTTTTGTCGGTCCGAGGATGCGTGAGCGTAATTTACTGGGTGCGCCTTTCACGTGCTTTGACAGATCGGATGGCTAGTAAGTGTGAGACATGTGTTTATGGTGTTGATTTGGCTGTAACTTTTCACGAGTAGCTATAGCTGCTCTGAGAAAGCATGTAGGTAAGCCATTTGGCGAGGATTTCACGGCTGTGGTTGTTGGTTTCACGCACGAAATGCCACTTGAAAGTGCATGCTGCTTGAGTGCTGATTAGACGTGACTTGTCTATGCGTTAATGTCATGATTAAAGCTGATTTACCTAATTCTACatgattttgttgaatttttaACTTCAATATTTTGACATGGTGACGAACTTAAATATAGTCCCAAACATAAGCCAATATATTAGTTCCCCTTCATTTGATTTTTCATTTTCTAGGGaattaaactttgagaaaatttTGTTTTTGCCACTCTACCTTTGGCCATTTTTCTTATGTCATTCTAGATTTTAACATTCCACTTTTGCCACTCTTATCTTTTAACGATCATCATAATTGCCATTAAGTAGCAAAAGCAAAATAATTTTAGTTCACTTTTGCCATTCTTATCTTTTGTCAATCATCACAATTGACACTCTCATTTTTTTTGACACATAATGGCAATTGTGATAATTGTCAAAAGCTAATAGTGGCAAAAGTGAGATGTTAAAATCTAGACCGGCATAAGAAAATTGGCAAAATATAGAGTGGAAAAAGCAAAAAATATCCCTTGAACTTTTGCCCTTTCTAGCCCTTTCcccatataatttattttcacacAAATTTAAACTACATCATTGCATAATTTTAAAAAGGGTACCACATTAACATCAAACAAAACATCATTAAATATTTCATTACCTGATACATTACCACTCCACTACATCGGCGTTAAAAATGGAAAATTATCACTACATAGATAGATAGCTCTACTCTTGTCCAGGTGAGATGTTGATCACCGCCTCGGCGGAGGGGCCAGATGCGTGGTCGTTGGCGGCAGGCCATATCCACTGCATCGAggtgaacccaccggcctactctCCTCGCCAGTGGCTTCACGATCGAGGTCCTCGAACATATCTGCACGCTCGGCATTGAAACACAAGATGTCGCGGCCCTTGCGCTCGATTGTGTGTGCACTCACCAATGGATTGTTTGGTTCTCGGTGGTGATCTTAGGGTTTCCGACAAGCACGACGTCAACATTGATGCATTTGGCGGCTTGGTGCCTCTTCGGTGAGCATATGGTGGTACTGCTCCTCCGCACTCTATGCATCGCTGCAAAATGTAGAGGCGGCTTGGTGCCTCCTCAACGAGCATTTTGCAGCTATGCATGGGCATGGTAAGAGTTTCTACAGTCAGGAATTAGGGTGTATTAAACAACCATTAAACGACAGGATAAACGGTTCAGTCAT
This window encodes:
- the LOC123428630 gene encoding benzyl alcohol O-benzoyltransferase-like, encoding MVTTSLAFVSRRGEPELVAPAGPTPRELKRLSDLDDQESLRFYRSAIYFYRSCPSRARADPARVIRDGLAAALVHYYPIAGRLRELPGRKLAVDCTGEGVWFVEADADVALDEFGDTLCPPVPCAGQLLCLPESNSAVVVGRPLLYVQVTRLRCGGFVFGIQVCHNLVDAPGITQFLQAVGELSGGMDAPTVRPVWARELLDARDPPCPSHQHPEYELAADAANDRLLPGAELVHRAFLFGPDELSSLRVQLPPRMRSQCSRFLLLSAFAWRCRTAALGYEPGDEVRFMFVVNARGKRGRQLPVGFYGNALTFGVARTTAGELCSGPLGRAVDLIVAAKARVAADDYAQSVADALVLRGRPRFTTARTYLVTDLTKSNLHEVDLGWGLPVYGGPATTTLATFHIPAAGGGITVPMCLPPCAMERFAANVRAGLSGASSGVESAVLSRM